Proteins from a single region of Anastrepha ludens isolate Willacy chromosome 5, idAnaLude1.1, whole genome shotgun sequence:
- the LOC128863075 gene encoding uncharacterized protein LOC128863075 isoform X2 — MRRKRNRKSLPINLLRKQQREQRHLADGKKKPRRRNLNKKLDSERRNHEALVRTTEIHLEKILQANEVLSDIPYDCTPQELMGELPQKNPTIANLKRAIESTARVQHKRELRERYESRRRRRRTSVSEETGNASNSNDDSVNADKQAAAYQNWQQQQFRQQVETTAAWLAANRSTGELVYSTTRCGHPHRTTVSWRFLWRAYMLIDVQTKTPLYDEDGRKLLIDCDIENGATLRFCKREIYMKRRRQ, encoded by the exons ATGCGTCGGAAACGAAATCGAAAGAGTTTACCAATTAATTTGTTGCGGAAGCAACAGCGCGAGCAGCGGCATTTAGCAGACGGGAAGAAAAAGCCTCGTCGAAGAAAtcttaacaaaaaattagattCTGAAAGAAGAAATCACGAAGCATTGGTTCGAACCACCGAAATTCACctggaaaaaattttgcaagCTAACGAAGTGCTTTCAGATATACCGTACGATTGTACACCACAGGAACTCATGGGCGAG TTGCCTCAAAAAAATCCAACAATTGCAAATTTAAAGAGAGCGATCGAATCAACTGCACGTGTACAACATAAACGAGAGCTGCGTGAGCGTTATGAAAGCCGACGCCGTAGACGACGTACGAGTGTGTCTGAAGAAACTGGAAATGCGAGCAATAGCAACGATGACTCCGTCAATGCCGACAAACAAGCAGCAGCATATCAGAATTGGCAGCAGCAACAATTTCGACAGCAGGTTGAAACTACAGCGGCTTGGTTGGCGGCCAACAGAAGCACGGGAGAACTCGTCTACTCCACAACGCGCTGCGGTCATCCACATCGTACGACGGTTTCATGGCGATTTCTTTGGCGCGCCTACATGTTGATCGACGTTCAGACGAAAACGCCGCTTTACGACGAGGACGGACGTAAATTATTGATTGATTGTGACATTGAGAACGGTGCGACTTTACGATTTTGTAAACgtgaaatttatatgaaacgtCGCCGGCAATAA
- the LOC128863075 gene encoding uncharacterized protein LOC128863075 isoform X1, with amino-acid sequence MRRKRNRKSLPINLLRKQQREQRHLADGKKKPRRRNLNKKLDSERRNHEALVRTTEIHLEKILQANEVLSDIPYDCTPQELMGEIAIANGYATTIYVERDGLSTLTIILPQKNPTIANLKRAIESTARVQHKRELRERYESRRRRRRTSVSEETGNASNSNDDSVNADKQAAAYQNWQQQQFRQQVETTAAWLAANRSTGELVYSTTRCGHPHRTTVSWRFLWRAYMLIDVQTKTPLYDEDGRKLLIDCDIENGATLRFCKREIYMKRRRQ; translated from the exons ATGCGTCGGAAACGAAATCGAAAGAGTTTACCAATTAATTTGTTGCGGAAGCAACAGCGCGAGCAGCGGCATTTAGCAGACGGGAAGAAAAAGCCTCGTCGAAGAAAtcttaacaaaaaattagattCTGAAAGAAGAAATCACGAAGCATTGGTTCGAACCACCGAAATTCACctggaaaaaattttgcaagCTAACGAAGTGCTTTCAGATATACCGTACGATTGTACACCACAGGAACTCATGGGCGAG ATTGCGATAGCAAATGGTTATGCGACAACAATTTATGTTGAACGTGATGGCTTATCAACTCTGACCATAATT TTGCCTCAAAAAAATCCAACAATTGCAAATTTAAAGAGAGCGATCGAATCAACTGCACGTGTACAACATAAACGAGAGCTGCGTGAGCGTTATGAAAGCCGACGCCGTAGACGACGTACGAGTGTGTCTGAAGAAACTGGAAATGCGAGCAATAGCAACGATGACTCCGTCAATGCCGACAAACAAGCAGCAGCATATCAGAATTGGCAGCAGCAACAATTTCGACAGCAGGTTGAAACTACAGCGGCTTGGTTGGCGGCCAACAGAAGCACGGGAGAACTCGTCTACTCCACAACGCGCTGCGGTCATCCACATCGTACGACGGTTTCATGGCGATTTCTTTGGCGCGCCTACATGTTGATCGACGTTCAGACGAAAACGCCGCTTTACGACGAGGACGGACGTAAATTATTGATTGATTGTGACATTGAGAACGGTGCGACTTTACGATTTTGTAAACgtgaaatttatatgaaacgtCGCCGGCAATAA
- the LOC128863457 gene encoding uncharacterized protein LOC128863457, with product MSNCGKYVDRNPTLRAAGICTKILETAEDALKRYSIDEAAESIMHTKCLQKYNAMRGDLLPNQRFIPEENLKELLSPELQKSRFVVFREKFAENMYSKKAELGKALQVDSKPEYITNESTTFGEPTQRSEPLYNLMFPCKSPDEVNRDYVRWHEKYIISHGHYLPSEQIRRHYTKPFDRHNNFGQVYDVDFNGKYVKRAMEQCDSLIVVSKAQKQYLERTLGHLGRSINRENHITPDMTFGAPSKPNECNVKALIELQDQCEGTSPLITAIGNLNKIRQSLFDRHTLHMQDLKLALEKSDIKKTGLLTWNQIYEILYREGVHLNPHKITPALRHFNLIENEGLPSECIKYEELWKLLHVQYPIPKIGNISKMPPNIYNKDTTYRLMCQDRTKPPVEALPLKPFDPEFADEPTTVKDVISPDIPMHFGLTPSDFAKLRTKEELRRIFKRLINADEFDPLWEAAYNNLRRTNELISVVEIRNVMDSKKTPTV from the exons ATGAGTAACTGCGGCAAATACGTGGATCGCAATCCGACGTTGCGTGCTGCGGGAATATGCACTAAAATATTGGAAACAGCTGAGGATGCATTGAAAAGGTACTCGATCGACGAGGCAGCTGAAAGTATTATGCACACGAAATGCTTACAGAAATACAATGCTATGCGTGGTGATCTATTGCCAAACCAAAGATTCATAcctgaagaaaatttaaaagaattgcTCAGCCCAGAATTACAAAAGAGTAGATTCGTTGTGTTCCGTGAAAAGTTTGCCGAAAATATGTACTCCAAGAAAGCAGAACTTGGAAAAGCTCTTCAAGTGGATTCAAAGCCCGAGTACATTACCAACGAAAGTACGACATTTGGCGAACCTACACAGAGGTCGGAACCCTTATATAATCTTATGTTTCCATGCAAATCTCCAGATGAAGTGAACCGCGATTATGTACGTTGGCATGAGAAGTATATTATAAGTCATGGCCACTACTTACCTTCGGAACAAATAAGGCGACA TTACACTAAACCATTTGACCGGCACAAcaattttggccaagtttacgATGTTGACTTCAATGGAAAATATGTTAAAAGAGCCATGGAACAATGTGATAGTCTAATTGTTGTAAGCAAGGCACAAAAACAGTACCTTGAAAGAACATTGGGTCATTTGGGGCGAAGCATTAACAG AGAAAATCATATAACACCAGATATGACTTTTGGTGCACCCTCTAAACCAAATGAATGTAATGTGAAAGCACTGATTGAGTTACAAGATCAATGTGAAGGAACAAGTCCTTTAATCACAGCTATAGGAAATTTAAATAAGATACGCCAGAGTCTATTCGATCGTCACACCTTGCACATGCAAGATTTGAAGTTGGCATTGGAAAAAAGCGACATTAAAAAAACTGGCCTTTTAACTTGGAatcaaatatatgaaatattgtaTCGAGAAGGAGTTCATTTAAACCCGCATAAGATAACTCCAGCATTGCGGCATTTCAACTTAATCGAGAACGAGGGCTTACCTTCAGAGTGCATCAAATATGAAGAGCTGTGGAAATTATTGCACGTCCAGTATCCTATCCCAAAAATTGGTAATATATCGAAAATGCCAccaaatatttataacaaaGACACAACATACCGGCTTATGTGTCAAGATCGAACAAAGCCACCAGTTGAGGCTTTGCCTTTGAAACCCTTCGACCCAGAGTTTGCAGACGAGCCCACAACGGTCAAGGATGTTATTTCTCCGGATATACCTATGCATTTTGGACTTACCCCAAGTGATTTCGCGAAATTACGTACCAAGGAAGAATTGCGTCGAATATTTAAACGTTTAATAAATGCAGACGAATTCGACCCTCTTTGGGAGGCGGCGTACAATAATTTAAGGCGTACAAACGAGCTGATTTCAGTAGTTGAAATACGTAATGTTATGGATAGTAAAAAAACACCTACAGTATAA
- the LOC128863456 gene encoding pre-mRNA-splicing factor CWC22 homolog, producing the protein MSDSESDSTSDSGDSTSSSSTSSSSDESTPSTNKKSVERDFASQKAEKSENPISADGVKELKNVAEKNDYNCSSDGAIVENQNKGKEPASKDTTDSANPEKSTQLHGASSTDKDSNGNEKSEELEEGELNNDDGTIQDVQGSEKDPEEVQLPNVNLNNEKVAEKVNASDSLGTFIGDQTAVSRQENVDDNFNKQNESNSAEEVAKSNADQKHKDANEVPNTKFGSSTRSVRERSHSRDRTKHRRRSRSQNRASSRQRSRSRSRSRSRKRSHRSASLARRQEQRKRRHAEQERREDEDRNKKKRENSTKQSTTSLSGKEGFDFDGKERENDNATVTDPKAKITERQRRTVDLLTSRTGGAYIPPAKLRMMQAEITDKASAAYQRIAWEALKKSIHGYINKVNVDNIAIITRELLKENIVRGRGLLCRSIIQAQAASPTFTHVYAALVSIINSKFPNIGELLLKRLVIQFKRAFRRNDKAVCLSSSRFIAHLVNQRVAHEILALEILTLLVESPTDDSVEVAIAFLKECGMKLTEVSSKGIGAIFEMLKNILHEGKLDKRVQYMIEVVFQVRKDGFKDHQSVIESLELVEEDDQFTHLLMLDEATNLEDALNAFKFDDQYETNEDKYKGLSKEILGSDASGSGTGSGSGSDSESESGDSSGSEKVERDGSQGTAGDIIDNTETNLIALRRTIYLTINSSLDYEECAHKLMKMQLKPGQEIELCHMFLDCCAEQRTYEKFYGLLAQRFCSINKIYIAPFEDIFKDTYQTTHRLDTNRLRNVSKFFAHLLFTDAIGWDVLECIKLNEDDTTSSSRIFIKILFQELAEYMGLGKLNTKLKNEVLTESLAGLFPKDNPRNTRFAINFFTSIGLGGLTDELRQFLKNAPKSVPAINVEILATKPVASSSSSSSSMESSSSGSSSSSESSSSSSDTSDSSDSDEEDRKKKKRKAKNNLNKKSSRKESKKTKKSRKTKSSKTKRKVSDNESSNNSEDSSDSKSSASDGDSSDSSSDSDDDKRKRNRKPRGKKPKDTSTKKHKAQVNNAEKLRKNERKGNDKRRNEDRHADKYKERNVRKDKSSERKYEERDVMRDRNERIKARNRDLDEDRRKDRERRRQRSRSRSRSRDRNRKERDYIDKRSVRSTRNSSKERG; encoded by the exons atgtcAGACAGTGAATCCGATAGCACCTCAGACAGTGGTGATAGTACAAGTTCATCATCAACCTCTTCGAGTTCAGATGAGTCCACACCGAGCACCAATAAAAAAAGCGTTGAAAGGGACTTTGCATCTCAGAAGGCGGAAAAAAGTGAGAATCCCATATCAGCAGATGGGGTGAAGGAACTTAAAAATGTAGCAGAAAAAAATGACTATAACTGCTCATCTGACGGCGCAATAGtagaaaaccaaaacaaagGAAAAGAGCCAGCTTCAAAAGATACCACAGATTCCGCAAATCCAGAGAAAAGCACTCAGTTACATGGGGCGAGTTCTACAGATAAAGAttcaaatggaaatgaaaaatcgGAGGAGCTAGAAGAGGGGGAgctgaataatgacgatggaaCTATTCAAGATGTGCAGGGATCAGAAAAAGACCCTGAAGAAGTTCAACTTCCTAATGTTAATCTGAATAATGAAAAAGTGGCAGAAAAAGTGAATGCGAGTGATTCGCTTGGCACATTTATTGGAGATCAAACTGCAGTTAGCCGTCAGGAAAATGTTGACGATAATTTCAAtaag CAAAATGAAAGCAATTCTGCCGAAGAAGTAGCCAAATCAAATGCGGACCAAAAACATAAAGACGCTAATGAGGTACCTAACACGAAATTTGGTAGCAGTACGCGAAGTGTGCGGGAACGTTCACATTCCCGTGATCGAACAAAACATCGGCGGAGGAGTCGTTCGCAGAATCGTGCCTCTTCACGACAACGTTCACGATCGCGATCGCGATCCCGTTCTCGCAAACGTTCACACCGATCTGCATCTTTAGCAAGGCGACAGGAACAACGTAAGCGGCGTCATGCAGAGCAAGAGCGACGCGAAGATGAAGaccgcaataaaaaaaaacgtgagAATTCAACAAAGCAATCTACAACGTCCTTATCCGGTAAAGAAGGGTTCGATTTCGATGGCAAAGAACGTGAGAATGACAATGCTACAGTTACTGATCCAAAAGCAAAGATTACTGAGCGTCAGCGTCGAACTGTCGATTTATTGACATCGCGTACTGGTGGAGCTTATATACCACCGGCCAAATTACGTATGATGCAAGCGGAAATAACAGATAAAGCTTCAGCCGCATACCAGCGAATTGCTTGGGAAGCACTGAAAAAATCAATACATGGTTACATTAACAAAGTAAATGTCGATAACATTGCTATTATTACGCGTGAGCTTCTTAAGGAGAATATTGTACGTGGACGCGGCCTACTTTGTCGTTCCATTATACAAGCCCAAGCGGCGTCACCTACTTTCACGCATGTCTATGCAGCTCTGGTATCTATAATCAATTCAAAATTTCCTAATATTGGCGAGCTACTACTTAAGCGTTTGGTAATTCAATTTAAACGCGCTTTTCGTCGAAATGATAAGGCGGTTTGTTTGTCGTCTTCGCGTTTCATTGCTCATTTAGTGAATCAGCGAGTCGCACACGAAATTCTTGCCCTGGAGATACTGACCCTATTGGTAGAGTCACCAACAGATGACTCCGTAGAAGTGGCTATCGCTTTCCTCAAAGAGTGCGGCATGAAATTGACGGAGGTGTCTTCGAAAGGCATAGGTGCCATATTTGAAATGCTAAAGAATATATTGCACGAAGGAAAATTAGATAAGCGTGTGCAGTATATGATTGAGGTGGTATTTCAGGTGCGAAAGGATGGCTTCAAGGATCATCAATCTGTGATTGAATCATTAGAGCTGGTAGAGGAAGATGATCAGTTTACACATCTGCTAATGTTGGACGAGGCCACAAATCTGGAGGACGCTTTAa ATGCCTTCAAATTTGATGACCAGTATGAAACTAATGAAGATAAGTACAAAGGTCTTAGTAAAGAGATATTGGGCAGTGATGCTAGTGGCAGTGGTACTGGTTCTGGTTCTGGAAGTGACTCTGAAAGCGAGTCCGGGGATTCGTCGGGTTCTGAAAAGGTAGAGCGAGATGGTAGCCAAGGCACCGCCGGTGACATCATCGACAATACTGAAACTAATCTAATTGCTCTAAGGCGTACGATTTATCTCACAATTAACTCGAGTTTGGATTATGAAGAATGTGCtcacaaattaatgaaaatgcagTTGAAGCCAGGCCAAGAGATTGAGCTTTGCCACATGTTTCTTGATTGTTGTGCAGAGCAGAGAACCTACGAAAAATTCTATGGATTGTTGGCTCAACGTTTTTGttcaattaacaaaatttacatTGCACCATTTGAGGATATTTTTAAGGATACCTATCAGACAACGCATCGTTTGGATACAAATCGTTTACGGAATGTGAGTAAATTTTTCGCGCATTTACTATTTACAGATGCTATTGGTTGGGATGTACTCGAATGTATTAAGCTAAACGAAGATGACACCACCTCATCcagtcgaatttttataaaaatacttttccaaGAGTTAGCCGAGTACATGGGATTGGGGAAACTAAATACTAAACTTAAGAATGAAGTTCTGACGGAGAGTTTGGCAGGTCTATTTCCTAAAGACAATCCTAGAAATACACGTTTTGCAATTAACTTTTTCACATCTATTGGGCTGGGAGGTTTAACTGATGAATTAAGGCAGTTCTTGAAGAACGCACCGAAATCTGTGCCTGCCATTAATGTTGAAATATTGGCAACAAAGCCAGTTGCGAGCAGTTCCTCAAGCTCATCATCGATGGAATCATCCTCATCGGGGTCATCAAGTTCCTCGGAAAGCAGTTCTTCATCCAGCGATACGTCAGATTCAAGCGATTCCGATGAAGAGGAcaggaaaaagaaaaagcgcaaagctaaaaataatttgaataagaAGAGCAGTAGGAAGGAAAGCAAGAAGACAAAGAAGTCGAGAAAAACTAAATCAAGTAAAACTAAACGAAAAGTAAGCGATAATGAAAGTAGCAACAACTCGGAAGATTCATCCGACTCGAAAAGCAGTGCAAGCGATGGAGATAGTAGTGATAGTAGCAGTGACAGTGACGATGATAAGCGTAAACGCAATCGGAAGCCGAGAGGTAAGAAACCTAAAGATACATCCACCAAGAAACACAAGGCACAAGTCAACAATGcggaaaagttaagaaaaaatgagCGAAAGGGCAATGACAAGAGACGTAATGAGGATCGCCATGCTGACAAATATAAGGAACGAAATGTACGAAAGGATAAGTCGTCTGAAAGAAAGTACGAAGAAAGAGATGTAATGCGTGACCGAAATGAACGTATCAAAGCGCGAAATCGGGATTTAGACGAGGATCGTCGGAAGGATCGCGAACGCAGACGCCAACGCAGTCGCAGTCGCAGCCGCAGCCGAGACCGCAACCGTAAAGAGCGTGATTATATTGATAAACGTAGTGTGCGATCAACACGAAATTCGTCCAAAGAGCGTGGATAA
- the LOC128865318 gene encoding uncharacterized protein LOC128865318 yields the protein MTNYSKLNPTQKELMAEFMVSHPGLAKNKLPSSVEGRAIASRLWEELSERLNAVGPPTKDAKMWRKVFADQKYQAKKKLSFNKASKQRTGGGPYTGKVITASEELLIEAAGLEDCIEEKKYTPLPDSLPTTPASTILSSSDNSDDEKASSSSSSLPAPSAAYTLRRSKTLRSRKNFKNEKLTLLQQNLKAASDFQISLNAKLDRLLLVQEKMLKIKEEKHLILQESHQINLQIKRLELETLQSNLSKHSSI from the exons at gaCGAATTACAGTAAACTAAACCCTACACAGAAAGAACTCATGGCGGAGTTTATGGTAAGCCACCCAGGCCTGGCAAAAAATAAGCTGCCAAGTTCGGTGGAAGGGAGAGCAATAGCAAGCAGACTCTGGGAGGAGCTCTCGGAGCGCCTAAATGCGGTAGGGCCACCTACTAAAGATGCTAAGATGTGGCGGAAG GTTTTCGCTGATCAAAAGTATCAGGCAAAGAAAAAGCTTTCATTTAACAAAGCATCTAAGCAGCGAACTGGCGGTGGACCCTATACTGGAAAAGTCATTACTGCCTCCGAAGAACTTTTAATTGAGGCAGCCGGACTAGAGGATTGTATAGAGGAGAAAAAGTATACACCACTACCCGATAGTCTACCGACTACACCGGCCTCAACAATTCTCAGTAGCAGTGATAACAGCGACGACGAAAAAGCGAGTTCCTCCAGCAGCTCTTTACCAGCTCCATCTGCTGCCTACACACTTCGAAGGAGTAAGACTTTGCGgagtagaaaaaattttaaaaacgaaaagtTGACATTGCTCCAGCAAAATTTAAAAGCGGCGTCCGATTTCCAAATTAGTTTGAATGCGAAGTTAGATAGATTACTGCTGGTGCaggaaaaaatgcttaaaataaaGGAGGAAAAGCATCTAATTCTACAAGAATCGCaccaaataaatttgcaaataaaaaggCTTGAGCTGGAAACGCTGCAAAGTAATTTATCAAAGCATTCTagtatttaa